Genomic segment of Primulina tabacum isolate GXHZ01 chromosome 11, ASM2559414v2, whole genome shotgun sequence:
CTcttatttatttcataaattgaGGAGACCAACATACGTATATGAACGCAATGTTTAATTTGCATGCTAATGTAAAATTCAGATTGTTTAAATGTTTACATTTCGGATTATAGTTTCCTTTTTAATTCATCTGATAGAGTAGTCAGTCAAACGATGTTATACTAATTATTTGAGTTCCAAGTTTAAGCTGATCATGCGCGGGAACtaactaaatattttttaatcacttaaaaatataaatcttaATTAAACTAAGCCATAATTTAACAACTGACAATATTTTGTATATACATATCTATATCCCTATCCTATTCCTATGTATGTATAATAAGAACAAGAACCAGATCTAGTCTAGTGTGTTAAACGTGGAGCACGGTCAACTGCGAAGGTCGCATCTAAACGGCCCGTGAGGCTCGCCATTTTTTTACTTAAAAGAATCACACTTATCTGAAATGTAGAGAATGCTTTCGTCGACTTCAACGAAATCTTTTTGCCTTTTCCCCCATGAGTTTCAAGGGGTAATTTAGAGATACAATATTCAATATCCCTATAGAAAGGGACAGCTTCTCACTTATGGACTCAAGGGTCCACTCAGGGCAACATTAACATGAAGAACAAACAACAAGGGCAACCTGAATTCAGAACTCGCCAACGGGCGTCTCGTTTGCAGAGAAACAGTACTTGCATTCAACAACATATGCATATAGTAATAGATAATCACCCACCCCCACCCCCGTTGTAAAAACAGAAAAACAAAAAGCAGTGCCACTGTCACTATCACGAGAAACTCCGTTTGTTTGATAATTTGTGCAGGGGAAAGATCAAAATTAAACCTATGAAAATTACACGCAAAAGATTTCTCTTGTGGTACTTGTCAACAACTGTATTGTTGGGCAGTCACGCAGATAGAGCAGCAAAAGCAAGGCCAAACACTAAGACGCAACTAAAACCTATAATCTAGGGAAGAGCGGAAGAAGGAATGGGGAAACAAAAGGCAAATAAAGCAACTTTACTACAACAATGGCGTGATGGTATCTCACAGGTTTCCAACCTTAACCATAAACACAAGTTCATGTAGTTTCATTATGAATTTACATTCCCAATCAAACTAAGATAGAACCAACATGTAAGCGGAGAATGTACTTGTTATGGATGTAAAGAACTGtccattaaaattaaaaaagaaacACATACTAGAAAACTATAGCAACTTTTCGAATAAGTAACATTATGATCCTTTTATCTATAAATTTACAGGTGAAAGCCACAACACCCCGATTCAGTGCCCAACAAAAGGTTGAATAACCATCTGAAGTCGAAAGAGCACATCCAAAGaaacagaaaacaaaaaaaacaaaagaacaaGAAGTTGAAACCAGAAGCTTCTGTAAGAAAAGggattcaaaatttctaacCAGACCTATCATCAACAGACTTGATCACCTCTCTGTACCTAGGCATTGTTTTGCTTAATTTCAACACAAGAAACCACGATAAGGTGAGCAAGAGTGCAAACGCACGACCCCCAATGAGTCCAATAAGAACAGTAGAACAGAGCACGAAGTAACTCCAACTCATTGCAGATTCTGTTTCCTTGCCCCCCACTTCCTTGTCTGTGGCTACTTCCTCATCAATCTCCCGCAAACCACCAACTGCATAAATTGAATCCATGACATCTTCTTCTTTGAATCTTCCGCTTGAAGTAGATGATAATCTGCTAGTAGTCTCTGATTCCCCTTCATCCACGCATCCTTCTGTTCCATGTTCTTCACACACGGCAACTTTATCCTCTTGAACGACTTTTAGCCTTCTAAAGTTGTGTTCTTTTCTTAAACTCCGAAATTTCTTTGGAACAAATAACTtcatctttgattttattttatctttccGTGATTTTCTCCTCAGTTTTGCCACTTCAAAGAGAGACTTTTCTTTCCCAATCACCACCTCATTTGAGTCATTTTCCTGATTCCTCAATCTCCCTTTAAAACAGGAATCCTCCATTATTTCCTTCTCTGGttgtatttcatcaaaaaaAGTAATcggatattgatttggtttctCGATTTCAATCTTTCGAGTCTGATGCCTTGATTCACAGCACTTTAAAGAAGGATCTGGTCTCGTAAATCCCTCTTGCCGCTCCTTCCACAACGATGCACCACCTTTCTTCTGGTCTACTCTATCATCCTTGTATCTTAATTTCCGCACCTTTGGCACAATCGATGTCAACCACCCTTTAGCCTTTGAACATGGCTTCAACAATTCACGCAGATGTTTCCCTGCACACTCAAGGAAACACAACAAGAACGCAGACATGGTAATTCCTAATGTTAGTCTCTTTGCCCCTAACGCCAAAACAgccaccaaaaatatttttactgccACCAAGATAACTCCTTTTGCATCCACAACCCTTTCAACAGAACACCTCCTCTCAGCTCCACCGCCATCACGATCTCCCTCATCGATTTCATTCACACCCAAAAGCAAGTGCAAAATCGAGGCGCTTCGCAAGGGAGAAGAACAATTTAAAGGCAATCCTGCAATTACCTGTGAATTCATACGAGAGGGTGACTGCGGAAGAGATGGTAAAAGAGTAGGTGATCCTGCAATCACCGGATCGTCATCATCATTCATGGACGGTACAGATAAAGAAGATGCACGCTTTTTATTGGATGATTTTAGCAACTTGTCTCGATTCTTGATGAATAGATCGATTAGGGATGTCGGAAACCCGGTTTCCACCACAAGCGAGGAGCCATTCTGAGACTTGTGCAGATGATCGTTCAGCAATCGAGAAATTCTCGCACTCTTCACCTTCTTCCATGGGAATGGCATGGTGAGAGTAGCAGATCCAATCTGAAACTCACATCAGCCCTGAGATTCTATATGTTACTTGAAATTTCTGAATAAAACCCCCATGTCGAAGGTTTGGCTTACCGTACGGACATCCAGTGAAGAAGATATATCCAATACTACAAATTAATTATTAGACAGAAAACAAATGACTTGTCTTGAAACCAGAAACCCGAGAGAGTTGGAATTTTCTCTGGGGATTGCGCGAGGGAGGCGTTTATATACAAGGAAAAGAGAGATCGTTTGATTTGgaggaagaaatcaaagcaaaaTCATGACTCATTCTTATTTTCCACAAACAAACCTCTGAGGAATTTTTTGCGAGTAAAATAATcattattctattttattaaggtGGTGTATTGGTTATAtacttttaatgatttttatggagtttaaaaaTCTAAAGGTATTCAAACTAGACTTTTATATACTCCATAAAATTTTAGTGGTATTCAATGTaaacttttgtagaattttaaaaagtcatgtggtattcaaactggacttttaaaaactctacaaaagtctataggtattcaaaatgtcaatagacttttaatgactttatggaattctattaagtacaagaattatagcctaaggtacaacaataaaatgtcaacaAAAGTCTTTGATTCAACCTAAATATTTGGATGTACGTTTAATTGAGAAATctcccaaattcaatacaaactttcattcttttctcatctatttattttttcttttatttgtacttttttaaaacataattaaaatttaaattttttattaattattatataacattttatttttaattattttctttaattttagttaatctatatattaaattattgtataagcaaattcataccgatattataccaaaattttcggtataccgaaccaaaaaaaccttatatttaaaaaaaattataatttattgttataaaatataatatattttaaaattttgtatatttttccgatatttcggtatataccaaaattttcaaattggataTCGTTACCGTACCGTATCAAAAT
This window contains:
- the LOC142518859 gene encoding uncharacterized protein LOC142518859, producing the protein MPFPWKKVKSARISRLLNDHLHKSQNGSSLVVETGFPTSLIDLFIKNRDKLLKSSNKKRASSLSVPSMNDDDDPVIAGSPTLLPSLPQSPSRMNSQVIAGLPLNCSSPLRSASILHLLLGVNEIDEGDRDGGGAERRCSVERVVDAKGVILVAVKIFLVAVLALGAKRLTLGITMSAFLLCFLECAGKHLRELLKPCSKAKGWLTSIVPKVRKLRYKDDRVDQKKGGASLWKERQEGFTRPDPSLKCCESRHQTRKIEIEKPNQYPITFFDEIQPEKEIMEDSCFKGRLRNQENDSNEVVIGKEKSLFEVAKLRRKSRKDKIKSKMKLFVPKKFRSLRKEHNFRRLKVVQEDKVAVCEEHGTEGCVDEGESETTSRLSSTSSGRFKEEDVMDSIYAVGGLREIDEEVATDKEVGGKETESAMSWSYFVLCSTVLIGLIGGRAFALLLTLSWFLVLKLSKTMPRYREVIKSVDDRSG